From a single Cytophagales bacterium WSM2-2 genomic region:
- the paiB gene encoding protease synthase and sporulation protein PAI 2: MYIPKDFRNTDEAIAKDFIRQHSFGILVSQVEGKLWATHTPMLLTENDTKLSGHIAKGNKQWKEFNGTEVLAIFSGAHSYVSSSWYDHENVPTWNYLITHVYGNVRIIEGEELYQSLKQLVDKYEKKSERPVAMEKFSPDFLKHEIQGVVGFEIKISRIESAQKLSQNRNDRDYHSIITHLEKNGDENSTGIASAMKNNRKLNEL, from the coding sequence ATGTACATCCCTAAAGATTTCAGGAATACTGACGAAGCTATTGCAAAAGACTTTATACGGCAACATAGTTTCGGCATCCTGGTAAGCCAGGTGGAGGGCAAGCTCTGGGCAACGCACACTCCGATGCTCCTCACCGAAAATGACACGAAGCTTTCTGGTCACATCGCAAAAGGGAACAAACAATGGAAAGAATTTAATGGAACGGAAGTGCTCGCGATTTTTAGCGGAGCACATTCATACGTATCCTCTTCGTGGTATGATCACGAAAATGTCCCCACCTGGAATTATCTGATCACACACGTCTATGGAAACGTTCGAATCATTGAGGGAGAAGAACTATACCAGTCGCTGAAGCAGCTGGTCGACAAATACGAGAAAAAATCAGAGCGTCCGGTAGCTATGGAAAAATTCTCTCCGGATTTTTTAAAACATGAGATCCAGGGAGTTGTGGGTTTTGAAATTAAAATCAGCCGGATAGAATCTGCTCAGAAATTATCACAGAATCGAAACGACCGGGATTATCATTCGATTATCACGCACCTCGAAAAAAACGGTGATGAAAATTCGACCGGTATTGCCTCGGCTATGAAAAACAACAGAAAACTAAACGAACTATGA
- a CDS encoding histidine kinase, protein MKDFRIRVIFRVVMLGASVALVIFMLYRPNMIFAAGLNILVIAFQLWELYRFTSQTNRKLTRFLESVRYSDFVSGFAADNKLGKSFKDLNESFNEVLEAFRKARSEKEENWQYLNTVVQQVRTGIISFDTDGNVQLMNANAKRFVSESNLKNINELAEKNPKLFAAITEVQSGKSALYKTNEFLLTLQATELRIRGNTVKLVTMQNIQTELQKQELEAWQNLTRVLRHEIMNSITPISSLTSTLREILDHELTKKGDEFEMKADVADDLREGLATIESRSKGLIKFIDAYREYTSLPQPKIKTVLLKELIEKVAQFMRQQMKKTTIEFTYSCSSDYLTIQADSEMIEQVLINLVKNAMESLSQNGTTGKIELNGKYDGQNILIEVKDNGPGIIPEAINRIFVPFFTTKKTGSGIGLALSRQIMQMHNGTLIVESEPDVKTVFTLRF, encoded by the coding sequence ATGAAGGACTTTCGCATACGGGTGATTTTCAGGGTGGTGATGTTGGGGGCTTCCGTTGCGCTCGTCATCTTCATGCTCTATCGGCCCAACATGATTTTTGCAGCCGGGCTCAACATCCTGGTGATTGCCTTTCAGCTTTGGGAACTTTACCGGTTCACTTCTCAAACCAATCGAAAACTTACGCGCTTCCTCGAATCAGTGCGTTATTCCGACTTTGTTTCAGGTTTTGCGGCCGACAACAAACTGGGCAAAAGCTTCAAGGACCTGAATGAATCTTTTAATGAAGTGCTTGAGGCATTCCGGAAAGCGCGATCGGAAAAAGAGGAAAACTGGCAATACCTTAATACCGTTGTCCAGCAGGTTCGCACGGGTATTATTTCATTTGATACCGATGGCAACGTGCAATTGATGAACGCGAATGCCAAACGTTTCGTCAGTGAATCCAACCTGAAAAACATTAATGAATTGGCAGAGAAAAATCCAAAGTTATTTGCTGCTATCACGGAAGTTCAGTCAGGTAAAAGTGCGCTGTACAAAACAAATGAGTTTCTGTTAACGCTGCAGGCAACCGAATTACGCATTCGCGGGAACACGGTGAAGTTGGTGACGATGCAAAACATCCAGACTGAATTGCAAAAGCAAGAGTTGGAAGCGTGGCAAAATCTGACGCGGGTGCTGCGCCACGAGATCATGAATTCCATCACACCTATTTCCTCACTCACCTCCACGCTACGCGAAATCCTCGATCATGAACTGACAAAAAAAGGAGACGAGTTTGAAATGAAAGCCGATGTGGCCGATGACTTGCGAGAAGGTTTAGCAACTATCGAAAGCCGGAGCAAGGGGCTCATTAAATTCATTGATGCGTACCGCGAATACACTTCATTGCCGCAGCCAAAAATAAAAACTGTCCTGTTGAAAGAACTGATCGAGAAAGTCGCCCAGTTCATGCGACAGCAAATGAAAAAGACGACTATTGAGTTTACCTATTCCTGTAGTTCCGATTACCTCACCATTCAGGCCGACTCAGAGATGATCGAACAAGTGCTGATCAACCTGGTGAAGAATGCGATGGAGTCACTCTCACAAAACGGGACAACGGGAAAAATCGAGCTCAACGGAAAATACGATGGTCAGAATATTCTGATCGAAGTGAAAGACAACGGCCCAGGTATTATTCCGGAGGCCATTAACCGGATATTCGTACCCTTCTTTACCACGAAAAAAACCGGCTCCGGCATTGGTCTTGCTCTCTCGCGCCAGATCATGCAGATGCACAACGGCACACTGATAGTGGAATCCGAGCCCGATGTGAAGACTGTTTTTACTCTCCGGTTTTAA
- a CDS encoding PadR family transcriptional regulator: protein MNLENTQVQMRKGILEYCILHIIARGETYASDMLDELTSAKMIVVEGTLYPLLTRLKNSGLLEYKWVESKSGPPRKYYKLTDVGDKFLRGLTETWDDLVHSTEMIRKKTTTNV, encoded by the coding sequence ATGAACCTTGAAAACACTCAGGTGCAAATGCGAAAGGGAATCCTTGAGTACTGCATTTTGCACATTATTGCCAGGGGGGAAACATATGCCTCCGACATGCTGGATGAACTAACATCCGCCAAAATGATTGTGGTGGAGGGCACACTTTATCCTCTACTCACACGCCTTAAGAACTCAGGCCTGCTCGAGTACAAGTGGGTTGAATCCAAATCGGGACCACCGCGTAAATACTACAAGCTCACCGATGTGGGCGACAAGTTTTTGAGAGGCCTCACCGAAACCTGGGATGACCTCGTGCACTCCACCGAAATGATTCGCAAGAAAACTACCACAAACGTTTAA
- a CDS encoding TetR family transcriptional regulator codes for MISATDNLSRKEQVIRSAAELFREKGYAAASMRDLAQKLGIEAASLYSHIKSKEEILQNLCFDMATEFRKSLDEVEKQKISASEKLKNGIIGHVQVMAKDLTASAVFMNEHRHLSQPHLRDFLLLRINYINRFKEIIEEGMSKGEFKSNIDKKLAVMTLFSSLNWMPQWYDPNSNIDSQSLGQQLAEMLVNGLKKPA; via the coding sequence ATGATTAGTGCTACAGATAATTTATCGCGCAAAGAACAGGTGATCCGCAGTGCTGCTGAACTGTTTCGCGAAAAAGGTTATGCTGCCGCCAGTATGCGCGACCTGGCGCAAAAGCTGGGTATTGAAGCAGCGAGCTTGTACTCACACATCAAATCCAAAGAAGAGATTTTACAGAATCTCTGCTTCGACATGGCTACAGAGTTTCGTAAGTCACTCGATGAAGTCGAGAAGCAAAAAATCTCCGCCAGTGAGAAATTAAAAAATGGAATCATCGGTCACGTACAGGTGATGGCCAAAGACCTTACCGCGTCCGCTGTTTTCATGAACGAGCATCGCCACCTGAGTCAACCGCACCTGCGTGACTTCCTGCTGCTTCGTATTAATTATATCAACCGCTTCAAGGAGATCATTGAAGAGGGTATGAGCAAAGGTGAGTTCAAGAGCAACATCGACAAAAAACTTGCCGTGATGACGTTGTTCTCTTCACTCAACTGGATGCCGCAGTGGTATGATCCCAACAGCAACATCGATTCACAGTCACTCGGTCAGCAATTGGCTGAAATGCTGGTTAATGGTTTGAAAAAACCTGCCTGA
- a CDS encoding membrane protein — protein sequence MSIHFAYQPKLDEGLTKKTFLKIAKRMLIIFGLGIFLAWFPVFSLERLSHLRIPGVLQRISLVFFFCSIIYLKTNWLGQIRIAAILLVSYFLLMTIIPVPGYGVSSLEAETNLGAWLDRLLLEGHLWSQSKTWDPEGLLSTIPAIATGLLGILAGQLFSKIEKPELRTTWLFFTGCVLIVTGMGWGLFFPINKSLWTSSYVLYTAGIAMQFFAFCYWVIDVQGWKKWATPFVYYGVNAIFVFVASGMLAKMLTRTKIGEGENQTSLWGYIYKNVYASWLPPKDASLAFAISLILLFLLILWQMYKRKIFIKV from the coding sequence ATGTCCATTCATTTTGCATACCAGCCAAAGCTTGATGAAGGGTTGACGAAGAAAACTTTTCTGAAAATTGCCAAGCGAATGTTGATCATCTTCGGATTGGGAATTTTTCTGGCCTGGTTCCCGGTCTTTTCATTAGAGCGTCTTTCGCATTTGCGAATACCGGGTGTGTTGCAACGTATAAGCCTTGTATTTTTCTTTTGCTCGATCATTTATCTCAAAACCAATTGGCTCGGGCAGATCCGGATTGCAGCGATTCTCCTTGTCTCTTATTTTTTGTTGATGACGATCATTCCTGTGCCGGGCTATGGTGTGTCCAGCCTCGAGGCCGAAACGAACCTTGGTGCATGGCTTGACCGCCTGCTGTTGGAAGGACATTTGTGGTCGCAAAGTAAGACGTGGGATCCGGAAGGTTTGTTAAGTACAATTCCTGCTATTGCAACTGGTTTGCTAGGAATACTGGCCGGTCAGTTATTTTCTAAAATTGAAAAACCTGAACTCCGTACAACCTGGTTGTTTTTTACAGGTTGTGTATTAATTGTAACGGGTATGGGCTGGGGGCTATTTTTTCCAATCAATAAATCCTTGTGGACGAGCAGCTACGTGCTTTATACTGCCGGCATTGCCATGCAGTTTTTTGCGTTTTGTTATTGGGTCATTGATGTGCAAGGATGGAAAAAATGGGCTACTCCGTTTGTTTATTATGGCGTCAATGCCATTTTCGTTTTTGTTGCTTCAGGAATGCTTGCAAAAATGCTGACGCGGACCAAAATCGGTGAAGGTGAAAACCAAACTTCGCTTTGGGGCTACATTTATAAAAATGTGTATGCTTCCTGGTTGCCACCCAAAGACGCATCGCTGGCCTTCGCAATCTCATTGATCTTGCTTTTTCTGCTGATCCTTTGGCAGATGTACAAGAGAAAGATCTTCATCAAAGTTTAG
- a CDS encoding sigma-54-dependent Fis family transcriptional regulator, producing MNENKHGRILIVDDNEDLLKAAKIFLKRHFAQVDVEKNPECIPSLMANEDYDVILLDMNFTKDVSSGSEGYYWLQKILDIDPSSVVVLITAYGDVQMAVKAIKAGATDFVLKPWENEKLLATLLSSMRLRESRDQIQTLKIKNQEINQALNEKFSDIIGQSQAMQRIFQTVERVAQTDANVLILGENGTGKEMIARAIHRNSQRKNESFVSVDLGSVTETLFESELFGHKRGSFTDAKEDRVGRFELANNGTLFLDEIGNLSMPLQAKLLTVLQNRKVSRVGANKEVPINIRLICATNLPLYEMVKENKFRQDLLYRINTIEVEIPPLRERPEDIPLLAHYFLKSYNSKYGKTIAKISDGALTRMNKHSWPGNIRELQHSLERAVIMSSASVLQPEDFNFNAVSTKEAEPGLNLDAFNLEEVEKLLIRKVLKKYNGNITQAASELGLTRSSLYRRLEKHGL from the coding sequence ATGAACGAAAATAAGCACGGCAGAATTCTGATTGTTGATGACAACGAAGACTTGTTGAAGGCAGCGAAAATTTTTCTGAAAAGACATTTTGCACAAGTCGATGTAGAGAAAAATCCGGAATGCATTCCATCGCTGATGGCCAATGAAGACTACGATGTCATTCTGCTTGACATGAATTTTACCAAGGATGTGAGTAGCGGTAGTGAAGGTTACTATTGGCTTCAGAAAATCCTCGATATAGATCCTTCTTCCGTAGTTGTGCTCATTACAGCCTATGGCGATGTACAAATGGCAGTGAAGGCGATCAAAGCCGGAGCAACCGACTTTGTATTGAAACCATGGGAAAACGAAAAACTGCTCGCCACACTTTTGTCATCCATGCGGCTGCGTGAGTCCCGTGACCAGATTCAGACACTGAAAATCAAGAACCAGGAAATCAATCAGGCATTGAATGAAAAATTCAGTGATATCATTGGGCAAAGTCAGGCGATGCAACGGATATTTCAAACCGTAGAACGTGTTGCCCAGACGGATGCGAATGTGCTTATTCTCGGAGAGAATGGAACCGGAAAAGAAATGATCGCGCGAGCCATTCACCGGAATTCACAGCGAAAAAATGAATCATTCGTTTCTGTCGATTTGGGATCCGTGACAGAGACGCTCTTTGAAAGCGAACTGTTCGGTCACAAACGCGGGTCTTTCACCGATGCAAAAGAAGACCGGGTCGGCAGGTTTGAATTGGCCAACAACGGCACTCTTTTCCTCGATGAAATCGGGAACCTTTCGATGCCACTGCAGGCGAAGTTGTTAACTGTACTTCAGAACCGGAAAGTGAGTCGCGTAGGCGCCAACAAAGAAGTTCCTATCAACATCAGACTGATCTGCGCTACCAACTTGCCGTTGTATGAAATGGTGAAGGAAAATAAATTCCGGCAGGACTTACTATACCGGATCAATACGATAGAAGTGGAGATCCCTCCTTTGCGTGAACGTCCCGAGGATATTCCTCTGCTCGCTCATTACTTTCTGAAAAGCTATAATTCCAAATACGGTAAGACCATCGCCAAAATCAGTGACGGTGCGCTCACTCGCATGAACAAACACTCGTGGCCCGGAAACATTCGCGAATTGCAACACTCGCTCGAACGTGCCGTGATCATGAGCAGCGCTTCGGTGCTTCAACCTGAAGACTTCAACTTCAATGCAGTCTCCACCAAAGAAGCGGAGCCCGGCCTCAACCTGGACGCATTCAACCTGGAAGAGGTAGAAAAACTCCTGATTAGAAAAGTCCTGAAAAAATATAACGGAAATATCACCCAAGCTGCATCCGAACTCGGATTGACACGTTCATCTCTTTACAGAAGACTGGAAAAACACGGGCTTTAA
- the yedA gene encoding drug/metabolite exporter YedA, whose translation MENNKNLKAFLALGAVCILWGTTYLALRVGVTQFPPFLFSFLRFAIAGPLLIGILLVLGKKIPSRQVMMNQALGGLMMCTLGVSVVGWAEVNVSSGVAAIICSMMPIWTVLINLFANKEEKPTPMVIIGLLVGLSGIILIFSEHIIEFYKPEYTNGIIAIFLANLCWAIGTYAMKKKNTGTDPFMNAGLQMFFGALFLAPISLAFDDYSTVQWTNETVFALLYLALVGSVAAFACYSYALGKLPMTIVSLYAYINPVIAVILGWVILSEKLNTKIWMAIVITLLGVYLVNKGYQLRKEWRAQLSKS comes from the coding sequence ATGGAAAACAATAAAAACCTGAAAGCCTTTCTCGCCCTCGGAGCCGTTTGTATTTTGTGGGGTACAACTTATCTCGCATTGCGCGTTGGCGTTACCCAATTTCCTCCGTTCCTGTTTTCATTTTTACGTTTCGCCATTGCAGGTCCGCTGCTGATCGGAATTCTCCTGGTGCTAGGTAAAAAAATCCCTTCGAGACAAGTAATGATGAACCAGGCGCTGGGCGGATTGATGATGTGCACGCTGGGCGTGAGTGTAGTTGGATGGGCAGAAGTAAATGTTTCCAGTGGTGTAGCAGCAATCATCTGTTCAATGATGCCCATCTGGACAGTGCTCATTAATCTCTTCGCCAACAAGGAAGAAAAACCGACACCGATGGTCATCATTGGATTGCTGGTGGGCCTTAGTGGAATCATCCTGATCTTCAGTGAGCATATCATCGAATTCTATAAACCTGAATATACCAACGGCATCATCGCTATCTTCCTGGCTAACCTGTGTTGGGCCATCGGTACTTATGCGATGAAGAAAAAAAATACGGGGACCGATCCGTTTATGAATGCTGGCCTGCAAATGTTTTTTGGAGCATTGTTCCTGGCGCCCATTAGTCTCGCATTCGATGATTACTCCACTGTACAATGGACGAATGAAACTGTCTTTGCACTTCTCTACCTGGCATTGGTTGGATCAGTAGCCGCTTTTGCTTGCTACTCCTACGCCTTGGGCAAGCTGCCGATGACCATCGTATCACTCTACGCCTATATCAATCCGGTGATCGCTGTCATCCTGGGATGGGTAATCTTGAGTGAGAAACTAAATACTAAAATCTGGATGGCGATCGTAATTACGTTGCTCGGAGTTTACCTGGTTAATAAAGGCTATCAATTGAGAAAAGAATGGAGAGCGCAGTTGTCGAAATCGTAA
- a CDS encoding DNA-directed RNA polymerase sigma-70 factor has product MGFTIYRAKETELIEGCLKQDRQAQQALYQRYAGKMYALCCRYVKDRMEAEDVLVMAFTKIFERIGQFKSEGSFEGWIRRVVVNESLTYLRKNKNMYLETDIEEAAFEPDYQRLENDLEAGDLLKMIEALPVGYRTVFNMYVIDGYNHQEIAAQLGISENTSKSQLSRARTLLQKRLTEIENETVRKTN; this is encoded by the coding sequence ATGGGGTTCACAATTTACCGCGCGAAAGAAACAGAATTGATTGAGGGCTGTCTGAAACAAGACCGCCAGGCTCAGCAAGCGCTTTACCAGCGATATGCCGGTAAGATGTATGCCCTTTGTTGTCGCTATGTGAAAGACCGGATGGAGGCGGAGGATGTGCTGGTGATGGCGTTCACAAAAATATTTGAGCGCATAGGCCAGTTCAAAAGTGAAGGAAGTTTTGAGGGATGGATCAGGAGGGTGGTTGTGAACGAATCGCTCACCTACCTGCGCAAGAACAAAAACATGTACCTCGAAACCGATATTGAAGAAGCGGCTTTCGAACCTGACTACCAGCGTCTGGAAAATGACCTCGAAGCCGGTGACCTCCTGAAAATGATCGAGGCCTTGCCCGTCGGCTACCGCACTGTATTTAACATGTATGTGATTGATGGATACAATCACCAGGAAATTGCTGCCCAACTTGGGATCAGTGAAAACACATCCAAGTCGCAACTGAGCCGTGCTCGTACGTTATTACAAAAAAGATTAACAGAAATTGAAAATGAAACCGTCAGAAAAACCAATTGA
- a CDS encoding amino acid decarboxylase: MNGVLFSDRNDLSAILEKTKRIAEQRIKKQEEIAPGIHVSDLELSDLPEKGIGAKATLDFFERHFAHQMNNSAGPRYFGFVIGGSTPASVAGDWLVSAFDQNVCGSYDSIAPQLEKQTLRFMKQMFGLDENYFGSFTTGATLSNFVSLALGRQWVGEQQGIDVSNDGLDSLPKIKIVSATAHASIIKSMSMTGIGRKALVKIDTLPEREAIDIEKLENYLRSNPNDPFILVANAGTVNTVDFDDLEAIGRLKSKYKFWMHVDAAFGGFAFLSDQYAHLVKGINYADSITIDAHKWLNVPYDAAIQFTRHKDLQLKVFQNSASYLGDPDKSPDYFHYTPENSRRFRALPSWFSLMAYGKEGHREIVERNCDTAKLLGQLIEKSDAFTLLAPVRMNVVCFTLKKENLSMVEIQQYLELVSMDGKAFFTPTVYKNTPAIRSAVSNWQTTENDIRIAFESLERIASEFKQEKALL; the protein is encoded by the coding sequence ATGAATGGTGTATTGTTTTCTGACCGAAACGATCTTTCAGCGATACTTGAAAAAACGAAACGTATTGCTGAACAACGAATCAAAAAACAGGAAGAGATTGCTCCTGGTATTCATGTAAGTGATCTTGAATTATCCGATCTCCCTGAAAAAGGAATTGGAGCAAAAGCAACGCTTGATTTTTTTGAGCGTCATTTTGCTCACCAGATGAACAACAGTGCCGGCCCAAGGTATTTTGGGTTTGTTATCGGCGGTTCAACACCTGCTTCGGTCGCAGGCGACTGGCTGGTGAGTGCCTTCGACCAGAACGTATGCGGAAGCTACGACTCGATTGCACCCCAACTCGAAAAACAAACGCTTCGTTTTATGAAGCAAATGTTTGGCCTTGACGAAAATTATTTCGGCTCATTCACAACAGGAGCCACACTTTCCAATTTTGTAAGTCTTGCCTTAGGACGTCAATGGGTTGGTGAGCAGCAAGGTATAGACGTGAGTAATGATGGATTGGATTCGCTTCCAAAAATAAAAATCGTAAGTGCTACGGCTCATGCAAGCATCATCAAATCGATGTCAATGACAGGGATTGGGCGTAAGGCATTGGTAAAAATTGACACTCTTCCTGAACGTGAAGCGATCGACATCGAAAAACTTGAAAATTATTTGCGATCGAATCCCAATGATCCATTTATTCTGGTTGCCAATGCAGGTACTGTCAATACAGTTGACTTTGACGACCTCGAAGCAATCGGGCGGTTAAAGTCTAAATACAAATTCTGGATGCATGTAGATGCAGCATTTGGTGGCTTCGCCTTCTTGTCTGATCAGTATGCTCATTTGGTGAAAGGCATCAACTATGCAGACAGCATTACCATCGATGCGCACAAGTGGTTGAATGTACCTTACGATGCAGCGATTCAATTCACCCGGCATAAAGACCTGCAACTGAAAGTTTTTCAAAACAGCGCTTCTTACCTCGGTGATCCGGATAAGAGTCCGGATTATTTTCACTACACTCCTGAAAATTCCAGGCGGTTCCGCGCTTTGCCCTCGTGGTTCAGTTTGATGGCTTACGGCAAAGAAGGTCATCGGGAAATTGTAGAACGCAATTGCGATACAGCTAAGTTACTGGGTCAACTGATTGAGAAATCAGATGCATTCACTTTGCTGGCTCCAGTACGTATGAATGTCGTCTGTTTTACATTGAAGAAAGAAAATTTATCAATGGTTGAAATCCAGCAGTACCTCGAACTGGTGAGCATGGATGGGAAAGCGTTTTTTACACCAACGGTCTACAAAAACACACCGGCTATCCGTTCTGCGGTAAGCAATTGGCAGACGACAGAAAATGATATTCGTATTGCATTTGAATCGTTAGAGCGTATAGCGTCAGAATTTAAACAGGAGAAGGCTTTGTTATAA
- a CDS encoding peroxiredoxin, producing the protein MSREHHYSLSMEWTGNLGTGTSDYKAYSRNHVIRAAGKTDLLTSSDPSFRGDKTRYNPEELLVAALSSCHMLSYLHECAVNGVVVLEYKDNATGTMVQTPDGGGHLTEVTLHPEVKVKDQSMNETAMRLHGPASKNCFIASSVNFPVHHKVTIVN; encoded by the coding sequence ATGAGCAGAGAACATCATTATTCCCTTTCTATGGAGTGGACCGGAAATCTTGGAACCGGTACTTCTGACTACAAAGCATATTCCAGAAATCATGTTATCCGTGCTGCAGGTAAAACCGATTTGCTCACATCATCGGATCCTTCTTTTCGTGGAGACAAGACACGCTACAACCCGGAGGAATTACTGGTCGCAGCCTTATCCTCATGTCACATGCTTTCTTACCTGCATGAATGTGCCGTAAATGGCGTAGTGGTACTCGAATATAAAGACAATGCTACCGGCACCATGGTACAAACTCCCGATGGCGGTGGTCACCTGACTGAAGTCACTCTGCATCCCGAAGTGAAAGTGAAAGATCAATCCATGAATGAAACGGCAATGCGTCTTCATGGGCCTGCTTCGAAAAATTGTTTCATCGCCAGTTCGGTCAATTTTCCGGTTCATCATAAAGTAACAATAGTCAACTAG
- a CDS encoding ABC transporter permease, with the protein MDKKIQKKRFTVKKVATYLGTAAIVVFVAYQFIFADRRSKLKTDKEKITISEVKMGLFKEYIPQTGTVEPARTVYLDAIEGGNIKRVIRESGSIVKRGDPIIEITNLNREIAVLQQESDLVQSINRSRDTRLGILRNDLEQRQTLAQIDNQLAIFRPQYERQKVLLDKKLIARQDFEKTEADYLYNVERRKFTYEAYKRDSSGRILNLRDIDISEDRMKQNLVAVRTILENLNIKAPVDGQLTMSAHWEIGQAINMAQRLGQVDVVGSYKVRVPIDELYLPKISAGLPATTDFDNKTYNLVITYIYPNITNGRFEVDMEFQGDTPQGIRRGQSLRLRIELGQPSQELLLPMGGFYKDTGGNWVFILEPNGDRAVKREVKLGRKMGSEYFEVLEGLKPGDKVITSSYENFGNNEVLILN; encoded by the coding sequence ATGGATAAAAAAATACAAAAGAAGAGATTCACAGTTAAGAAGGTGGCGACCTACCTGGGTACTGCAGCTATTGTTGTTTTTGTTGCCTACCAGTTCATTTTTGCCGACAGGCGTTCAAAACTGAAAACAGACAAAGAGAAGATCACCATTTCGGAAGTGAAGATGGGATTGTTCAAAGAGTACATTCCTCAAACCGGCACTGTTGAGCCAGCGCGTACTGTCTATCTCGATGCAATCGAAGGTGGAAATATCAAAAGAGTTATTCGCGAAAGCGGATCAATTGTAAAGAGGGGAGATCCTATTATTGAAATCACCAACCTCAATAGGGAAATTGCTGTTTTGCAACAGGAATCTGACTTGGTGCAAAGTATCAACCGCTCTCGCGACACCAGGCTTGGTATTTTGAGAAATGATCTGGAGCAACGTCAAACACTAGCTCAGATTGATAACCAGCTCGCCATTTTTCGTCCACAATATGAAAGACAAAAAGTACTTCTGGATAAGAAATTAATAGCAAGGCAGGATTTTGAGAAAACCGAAGCTGACTATTTGTACAATGTTGAACGCAGAAAATTCACGTATGAAGCCTATAAACGAGACTCATCGGGTAGGATTCTTAACTTAAGGGACATCGATATTTCAGAAGATCGAATGAAACAAAATCTTGTGGCAGTGCGCACGATATTGGAGAATCTTAACATCAAAGCTCCTGTGGACGGTCAGCTTACCATGTCAGCACACTGGGAAATCGGACAAGCAATTAACATGGCCCAAAGATTAGGACAGGTAGATGTAGTTGGGAGTTATAAGGTACGTGTACCAATTGACGAATTGTACTTACCTAAAATTTCAGCAGGACTGCCCGCTACCACAGACTTCGACAACAAGACCTACAACCTCGTGATTACCTACATCTATCCTAATATCACCAATGGACGTTTTGAAGTAGACATGGAATTTCAGGGCGATACTCCTCAAGGTATTCGCAGAGGTCAGTCCCTTCGCTTGAGAATAGAATTGGGTCAACCCTCACAGGAGTTGCTGTTGCCAATGGGCGGATTCTACAAAGATACTGGTGGCAATTGGGTGTTCATTCTTGAACCGAACGGTGACCGCGCTGTAAAACGTGAAGTCAAACTCGGACGGAAGATGGGCTCTGAATACTTTGAAGTGCTGGAAGGTCTGAAACCGGGTGATAAGGTGATTACTTCATCGTATGAGAACTTTGGCAACAATGAAGTTTTAATATTGAATTAA
- a CDS encoding phosphonate ABC transporter ATP-binding protein — MIKLKNLEKVYTTEEVETTALNSINMEIKDGEFVAIMGPSGCGKSTLLNILGLLDNPTGGEYFFGENEVSKYSERQRAQLRKGSIGFVFQSFNLIDELTVFENVELPLLYMKVPSDERKKRVEEVLERMNIMHRRNHFPQQLSGGQQQRVAISRAIVAKPKVILADEPTGNLDSANGEEVMKLLSQLNEEGTTILMVTHSPYDANYAHRIVNLFDGKIVTENIKEQFHI, encoded by the coding sequence ATGATAAAATTAAAGAACCTCGAAAAAGTCTATACCACTGAAGAAGTAGAGACAACGGCATTGAATAGCATCAATATGGAAATTAAGGATGGCGAGTTTGTTGCCATCATGGGTCCATCTGGTTGCGGTAAGTCTACTTTGCTTAATATCCTCGGATTGCTGGACAATCCCACAGGCGGTGAGTATTTTTTTGGTGAAAACGAAGTTTCAAAATATTCTGAGCGCCAGCGTGCACAATTGCGCAAAGGTTCTATCGGCTTCGTATTCCAGAGTTTCAATTTGATCGATGAACTTACTGTGTTTGAAAACGTAGAGTTGCCATTACTCTACATGAAAGTGCCTTCAGATGAGCGCAAGAAAAGAGTGGAGGAAGTACTGGAGCGCATGAACATCATGCATCGCAGAAATCACTTCCCTCAACAACTGTCGGGTGGTCAGCAACAGCGCGTAGCTATTTCCCGTGCAATTGTTGCCAAGCCCAAAGTGATCCTGGCCGATGAACCTACAGGTAACCTGGATTCAGCCAACGGTGAAGAAGTAATGAAACTTCTTTCTCAATTAAACGAAGAAGGCACAACTATTTTGATGGTGACGCACTCTCCTTATGACGCTAACTATGCACACCGCATTGTTAACCTGTTCGATGGAAAGATCGTTACGGAAAACATCAAAGAACAATTCCATATCTAA